A window from Triticum aestivum cultivar Chinese Spring chromosome 6D, IWGSC CS RefSeq v2.1, whole genome shotgun sequence encodes these proteins:
- the LOC123144164 gene encoding glucan endo-1,3-beta-glucosidase 14 has product MPCTSSKVAPRPSSNAPPTTGHSLLLLQSPPKLPATCSPPRRKIMAVIPRGRPDSSLGHRRPVLLLLLFFCLLAFFPRRVAAFHSFVGTYGVNYGRIADNLPPPTEVVKLLQMARIKNVRIFDSDHTVLDAFRNSGLNLAIAIPNGLVKDISATPSKAMDWVNENVRPYYPATRIVAIIVGNEILGGQDTGLAEALFGAVVNIHDALRAMRLSGRIEVNTPHSEAVFGTSYPPSAGTFRPDLMPYLKPLLDFFSKTGAPFYVNAYPFLAYMSDPEHIDVNYALMKPNAGILDQKTNLHYDNMFEAQIDATYAALEAAGYSDMEVRVSETGWASAGDATEPGATLENARTYNFNLRKRLFLRKGTPYRPKRVVKAFIFALFNEDLKTGPGSERHFGLFKPDGSVSLDLGFKGLTSSSSSIKGWKILRYSATLLSSTFIFLALST; this is encoded by the exons ATGCCCTGCACCTCAAGCAAAGTGGCGCCCCGGCCCTCCTCTAATGCCCCGCCCACTACCGGccacagcctcctcctcctccagtcgCCACCTAAGCTGCCTGCCACCTGCTCCCCGCCTCGCCGGAAGATCATGGCGGTGATTCCGCGCGGCCGGCCGGACTCCAGCCTCGGCCACCGCCGGCcggtcctcctgctcctcctcttcttctgcctCCTCGCCTTCTTCCCCCGCCGCG TCGCGGCTTTTCACTCGTTCGTGGGGACGTACGGGGTGAACTACGGCCGGATCGCGGACAACCTGCCGCCGCCGACGGAGGTGGTGAAGCTGCTCCAGATGGCGCGGATCAAGAACGTCCGCATCTTCGACTCGGACCACACCGTGCTGGACGCGTTCCGCAACTCCGGGCTCAACCTCGCCATCGCCATCCCCAACGGCCTCGTCAAGGACATCTCCGCCACCCCGAGCAAGGCCATGGACTGGGTGAACGAGAACGTGCGGCCCTACTACCCGGCCACCCGCATCGTGGCCATCATCGTGGGCAACGAGATCCTGGGCGGGCAGGACACGGGGCTCGCCGAGGCGCTCTTCGGCGCCGTCGTCAACATCCACGACGCGCTCCGCGCGATGCGCCTGTCCGGCAGGATCGAGGTGAACACGCCGCACTCGGAGGCGGTGTTCGGCACCTCGTACCCGCCCTCTGCCGGCACGTTCCGCCCGGACCTCATGCCGTACCTCAAGCCGCTCCTCGACTTCTTCTCCAAGACGGGCGCGCCCTTCTACGTGAACGCGTACCCGTTCCTGGCCTACATGAGCGACCCGGAGCACATCGACGTGAACTACGCGCTGATGAAGCCCAACGCCGGCATCCTGGACCAGAAGACCAACCTCCACTACGACAACATGTTCGAGGCGCAGATCGACGCCACCTACGCCGCGCTGGAGGCCGCCGGGTACAGCGACATGGAGGTGCGCGTGTCGGAGACCGGGTGGGCGTCCGCCGGCGACGCCACGGAGCCCGGCGCCACCCTGGAGAACGCCCGGACCTACAACTTCAACCTGAGGAAGCGGCTGTTCCTGAGGAAGGGGACGCCCTACAGGCCCAAGAGGGTGGTCAAGGCCTTCATCTTCGCGCTCTTCAACGAGGACCTCAAGACCGGACCGGGCAGCGAGCGCCACTTCGGGCTGTTCAAGCCCGACGGCAGCGTCTCCCTCGACCTCGGCTTCAAGGGCCtcacgtcgtcctcctcctccatcaAGGGATGGAAGATCCTGCGCTACTCGGCGACGCTCCTGTCATCTACATTCATTTTCCTAGCATTGTCCACCTGA
- the LOC123144167 gene encoding uncharacterized protein, with the protein MALFDLNQPIHWDSGSVRRYKSTDEPMPPAIEEMGRTDNVRTTMETLPATEALARTSTATTQGAVEEFTRTPAATAEAVEVMRAAAAEASTEPDCEQKAQDAVTYTACFYRGTARGGIMKRGVSRAVSDEMRVPVRVVQRIWMIGRRGGGIHAVVSKKPKNCGRRRVELGPKAVRGLPLDGRMTIRELAEALGMKKSTLFRRLKEGKLRRHSE; encoded by the exons ATGGCTCTATTCGATCTGAATCAACCCATCCATTGGGACTCTGGGAGTGTGAGGAGATACAAGAGTACGGACGAGCCGATGCCACCGGCCATAGAGGAGATGGGGCGGACGGACAATGTGCGGACCACCATGGAGACTTTGCCAGCCACGGAGGCACTCGCTCGGACATCCACGGCTACCACGCAGGGGGCGGTGGAGGAGTTCACTCGGACGCCGGCGGCAACGGCAGAGGCGGTGGAGGTGATGCGGGCGGCAGCGGCCGAGGCTTCGACTGA ACCAGATTGCGAACAGAAGGCGCAGGACGCCGTCACATATACCGCATGCTTTTACAGAGGAACGGCGCGCGGTGGAATTATGAAGCGTGGAGTCAGTAGAGCCGTGTCGGACGAAATGCGGGTGCCTGTGAGGGTCGTGCAGCGCATATGGATGATCGGGCGCCGCGGTGGTGGAATACATGCCGTGGTGAGCAAGAAGCCTAAGAACTGCGGCCGCAGGCGGGTGGAGCTTGGCCCTAAAGCTGTACGTGGGCTACCCCTGGATGGCCGCATGACGATTCGAGAGCTAGCCGAGGCTTTGGGTATGAAGAAGAGCACTCTGTTCCGGCGGCTGAAAGAAGGTAAACTGAGGCGCCACAGCGAATAA